A part of Gossypium hirsutum isolate 1008001.06 chromosome A07, Gossypium_hirsutum_v2.1, whole genome shotgun sequence genomic DNA contains:
- the LOC107940880 gene encoding acyl-lipid omega-3 desaturase (cytochrome b5), endoplasmic reticulum-like, whose translation MELKREYVNGMNEQGDFDPSSPPPFRIADIRAAIPKQCWIKNPWRSMSYVFRDVSVVFALAAAAVYCNNWLFWPIYWFAQGTMFWAVFVLGHDCGHGSFSDNAILNSVVGHILHSSVLVPYHGWRISHRTHHQNHGNVENDESWVPLPENIYKKLDTSTRLLRFTVPFPLFAFPVYLWYRSPGKEGSHFNPYSNLFSPQERKLVMISTACWSTMAIILAYVSFTVGPSHMFKLYGIPYLIFVIWLDLVTYLHHHGHEQKLPWYRGKEWSYLRGGLTTVDRDYGLFNNIHHDIGTHVIHHLFPQIPHYHLVEATKAAKPVIGKFYREPKKSGAVPFHLINNLITSLAQDHYVSNSGDIVFYRTDLNLFKLLSLAKSE comes from the exons ATGGAGTTGAAAAGGGAGTATGTTAATGGAATGAATGAGCAAGGTGATTTTGATCCGAGTTCACCTCCTCCATTCCGGATTGCGGATATCCGAGCTGCCATACCGAAGCAGTGTTGGATCAAGAATCCATGGAGGTCAATGAGTTATGTTTTTAGGGATGTCAGTGTGGTTTTTGCATTAGCAGCAGCTGCAGTCTACTGCAATAATTGGCTGTTTTGGCCAATCTACTGGTTTGCCCAAGGAACCATGTTTTGGGCTGTCTTTGTCCTTGGACATGATTG TGGCCATGGAAGCTTTTCAGACAATGCTATTTTGAATAGTGTGGTGGGACATATCTTACATTCTTCAGTTCTTGTTCCTTACCATGGATG GAGAATAAGCCATAGAACTCATCATCAGAACCACGGAAATGTCGAAAATGATGAGTCATGGGTTCCG TTGCCTGAGAATATTTACAAGAAACTCGACACCAGTACGCGATTACTGCGATTCACCGTCCCCTTTCCCCTATTTGCATTCCCCGTGTATTTG TGGTATAGAAGCCCAGGCAAAGAAGGATCTCATTTCAACCCTTACAGCAACTTGTTTAGCCCCCAAGAGAGGAAACTTGTGATGATATCCACTGCCTGTTGGTCTACAATGGCTATTATACTTGCCTACGTATCCTTTACAGTTGGTCCATCCCACATGTTTAAGCTCTATGGCATTCCCTACTTG ATTTTCGTGATATGGCTAGATTTAGTGACTTACCTACATCACCATGGCCATGAGCAGAAACTACCTTGGTACCGTGGCAAG GAATGGAGTTATCTGAGAGGAGGGCTTACAACAGTGGATCGTGATTATGGTTTATTCAATAATATCCACCATGACATTGGCACACATGTCATCCATCATCTCTTCCCTCAAATCCCTCATTATCACTTAGTGGAAGCT ACTAAAGCGGCAAAACCGGTGATAGGAAAATTCTACCGGGAGCCGAAGAAATCAGGGGCTGTTCCATTTCATTTGATCAATAATTTAATCACAAGCCTCGCACAAGATCATTACGTCAGCAATAGTGGAGATATAGTGTTTTATCGGACTGATCTAAACCTGTTTAAGTTGCTTTCCCTTGCCAAATCTGAATGA